A window of the Brassica napus cultivar Da-Ae chromosome C5, Da-Ae, whole genome shotgun sequence genome harbors these coding sequences:
- the LOC125586865 gene encoding 1-aminocyclopropane-1-carboxylate oxidase homolog 1-like — translation MESTATIALDRSTQLKAFDETKTGVKGLVEAGISEIPAIFHAPPSTITTPKPPSSSQFTIPTIDLQGGSTDSISRRSLVEKIGDAAERWGFFQVINHGIPLNVMDRMKEGVREFHELDPEVRKGFYSRDSSSSNMLYMSNFDLYNSPAANWRDTLVCFTAPDPPRPEDLPAACGYDSKSA, via the coding sequence ATGGAGTCAACGGCCACTATTGCATTGGATCGTTCAACTCAGCTAAAAGCTTTCGACGAGACCAAGACCGGCGTGAAAGGCCTCGTCGAGGCCGGTATCTCAGAGATTCCCGCCATCTTCCATGCACCTCCATCTACTATAACAACCCCAAAACCACCTTCCTCGTCGCAGTTCACTATCCCAACGATCGATCTCCAAGGAGGCAGCACAGACTCAATCTCGCGGCGGAGCTTGGTGGAGAAGATCGGAGACGCGGCTGAGAGATGGGGCTTCTTCCAGGTGATCAATCACGGTATCCCACTCAATGTGATGGATAGGATGAAAGAAGGGGTTCGTGAGTTTCACGAGCTAGACCCGGAGGTGAGGAAAGGGTTCTACTCTCGGGATTCAAGTAGTAGCAATATGCTTTACATGAGCAACTTCGATCTGTATAACTCACCGGCTGCTAACTGGAGAGATACGCTAGTTTGTTTCACGGCTCCAGATCCTCCTAGACCTGAAGACTTGCCAGCCGCTTGTGGGTATGATTCGAAATCTGCATAA